A DNA window from Coffea arabica cultivar ET-39 chromosome 6c, Coffea Arabica ET-39 HiFi, whole genome shotgun sequence contains the following coding sequences:
- the LOC113693898 gene encoding methyl-CpG-binding domain-containing protein 2 isoform X2 — translation MEPRSFKVKFKVNHGGGSANNSTEDSCHTSIIREQSDPSGPASSAVPETTQTTIDVSYGEGEEGHCTDNEENQSHENAHNQLVLYDPPVNGVGEIIHVPEPIASEAPSRRYSFHQTTRVLPSVGAFTVQCANCFKWRLIPTKQKYEEIREHILEHPFFCETAREWRPDVSCDDEPDIEQDGSRLWAIDKPSIAQPPPGWQRLLRIRGEGSTKFADVYYESPSGKRLRSMVEIHKYLEEHPEYYEGGVTLARFSFQIPRPLQENYVRKRPRPVPSNGEKVQELGVKPISWAAPDEDIDLELGRSSHPTPYEDSLPVSDYQLVKKKRTPSKKRCNGDSLGSSSQVNVEESLHL, via the exons ATGGAACCGCGATCATTTAAAGTTAAATTTAAGGTGAACCATGGAGGAGGTTCAGCGAATAATTCTACAGAAGATAGTTGCCATACAAGCATTATAAGGGAACAAAGTGATCCAAGTGGACCTGCTTCCTCTGCTGTCCCTGAGACTACTCAGACTACAATTGATGTATCTTATGGGGAAGGGGAAGAAGGCCATTGCACTGACAATGAAGAGAATCAATCACATGAAAATGCGCATAACCAGTTGGTGCTCTATGATCCTCCAGTTAATGGTGTGGGTGAAATTATTCATGTTCCAGAGCCCATTGCATCTGAAGCCCCTTCACGAAGATACTCCTTTCATCAAACAACCAGGGTTTTGCCATCAGTTGGAGCATTTACTGTTCAATGTGCTAACTGTTTTAAATGGAGACTTATCCCAACAAAGCAGAAGTATGAGGAAATTAGAGAACATATTTTAGAGCATCCTTTTTTCTGTGAAACCGCTCGTGAATGGCGCCCAGATGTATCATGTGATGATGAGCCTGATATCGAACAAGATGGCAGTAGGCTTTGGGCAATTGATAAACCCAGTATTGCCCAGCCTCCTCCTGGCTGGCAAAGGCTTTTAAGAATCAGAGGTGAAGGAAGCACCAAATTTGCAGATGT TTACTATGAGTCTCCATCAGGCAAGAGACTGCGTTCAATGGTGGAAATTCATAA GTACTTGGAGGAACATCCTGAGTATTACGAGGGAGGTGTTACTTTGGCGAGATTTTCATTTCAAATCCCGAGACCATTGCAGGAAAACTACGTGAGAAAACGTCCTCGACCAGTGCCGTCAAATGGGGAGAAAGTACAAGAACTTGGAG TCAAACCGATAAGTTGGGCAGCTCCAGATGAGGATATAGATTTGGAGCTTGGGAGGTCAAGTCATCCTACTCCTTATGAGGATTCTCTCCCTGTATCTGACTATCAGCTAGTGAAGAAAAAGAGGACACCATCTAAGAAAAGATGTAATGGTGATTCATTAGGCAGTTCAAGCCAGGTGAATGTGGAAGAGAGTCTTCATCTCTGA
- the LOC113692235 gene encoding uncharacterized protein has protein sequence MVSPLLRLSFSPSFGSGWSSKLNERPKACILQDEYHMALGRKEDTKRQGEMKGSGSMHNIPTNISEIIQDYRLPPLVGALKASAAENAASFHFPGHNRGQAAPSSFSELIGKQPYLHDLPELPELDNLFTPEGPILEAQKQAAELFGASETWFLVGGSTCGIHAAIMATCSPGDNIILPRNCHISAISGMILSGVQPKYILPDYDADWDIAGGITPSQVEKAIEELEMKGQGAGAVLIVSPTYHGICSNVAKISKLCHSHGIPLIVDEAHGAHFGFHELLPDSALCQGADLVVQSTHKVLCSLTQSSMLHRSGDLVDRDRICRCLQMLQSSSPSYLLLASLDAARAQVSENKDIIFHNAIELAMEARSRMNKIRNVLVLDIACFPHFPAMDPLRITIGTKQLGLSGFEADDILSKDFGVISELVGARSITLAFNLGTQREHILRFISGLKHLSAISAASNCTKYSENSDHVMPFDDFSMRLSPREAFFAQKTKVGIKDSIGQICGELICPYPPGIPVLIPGEVISEGALAYMLQVRDKGVVINGASDHLLSSLLVCND, from the exons ATGGTTTCTCCTCTCCTCCGTTTG AGCTTTAGTCCGAGTTTTGGCAGTGGGTGGAGCTCCAAACTTAATGAGAGACCAAAAGCTTGTATTCTGCAA GATGAGTATCACATGGCTTTGGGAAGAAAGGAAGACACGAAGAGGCAGGGAGAAATGAAAGGGTCTGGCTCAATGCATAATATTCCAACTAATATTTCTGAAATAATTCAAGACTACAGGCTTCCACCCTTGGTTGGTGCTTTAAAAGCCTCAGCTGCCGAAAATGCTGCTAGTTTTCACTTTCCGGGACATAATAGAGGGCAAGCAGCACCATCATCGTTCAGCGAGCTCATTGGTAAACAACCATATCTTCATGATTTACCTGAGCTCCCAGAGCTTGACAACCTCTTTACTCCAGAAGGACCCATTTTAGAAGCACAAAAACAAGCAGCTGAACTTTTTGGAGCATCAGAGACATGGTTCCTTGTTGGGGGTAGTACATGTGGAATCCATGCAGCTATTATGGCCACTTGTTCACCTGGAGACAATATCATTCTTCCACGTAACTGTCATATTTCAGCCATATCTGGGATGATATTGTCTGGTGTACAGCCAAAGTACATCTTGCCTGATTATGATGCTGATTGGGATATTGCTGGTGGCATCACTCCATCACAG GTGGAAAAAGCAATAGAGGAACTGGAAATGAAAGGTCAAGGAGCCGGTGCAGTCCTTATAGTATCTCCGACTTACCATGGCATTTGCAGCAATGTGGCTAAAATATCTAAGCTATGCCATTCTCACGGGATCCCTCTGATTGTTGATGAGGCTCATGGTGCACACTTTGGATTTCATGAGCTATTGCCTGACTCAGCTCTCTGTCAAGGCGCTGATCTTGTGGTACAGTCTACTCACAAAGTTTTGTGCTCTCTGACACAGTCGTCAATGTTACACAGGTCAGGAGATCTTGTTGACAGGGATAGAATATGCAGATGCCTTCAAATGCTTCAAAGTAGTAGCCCTAGTTATCTTCTTTTAGCATCATTGGATGCTGCCAGGGCTCAAGTTAGTGAAAATAAAGACATTATTTTCCACAACGCTATTGAGTTAGCCATGGAAGCAAGAAGTAGAATGAATAAAATTCGCAACGTCTTAGTCCTTGACATTGCTTGCTTTCCTCACTTTCCTGCTATGGATCCATTGAGAATCACAATTGGCACAAAACAGCTTGGTCTCTCTGGTTTTGAAGCTGATGATATTTTAAGCAAGGATTTTGGGGTTATTTCTGAACTTGTTGGGGCACGATCTATCACTCTAGCATTTAACCTAGGGACTCAAAGAGAACATATCTTGAGGTTTATATCAGGACTGAAGCACCTATCTGCAATATCAGCAGCTTCTAATTGCACAAAATACAGTGAGAATTCTGACCATGTCATGCCCTTTGATGATTTCAGCATGAGATTAAGCCCAAGAGAGGCTTTCTTTGctcaaaaaacaaaagttggCATAAAAGATAGCATTGGCCAAATATGCGGTGAACTAATATGTCCTTATCCACCAGGGATACCAGTACTTATCCCTGGTGAAGTGATCTCCGAAGGAGCATTGGCTTATATGCTGCAGGTCAGAGATAAAGGTGTTGTCATCAATGGAGCTTCTGATCATCTTCTTTCCTCCCTTCTAGTGTGCAATGACTAG
- the LOC113691606 gene encoding mediator of RNA polymerase II transcription subunit 21-like has translation MDIISQLQEQVNTIAGLAFNTFGTLQRDAPPVRLSPNYPEPPANPSSAAEDAASLAEQPKLMSAALVKAAKQFDLLVAALPLAEGGEESQLKRIAELQAENDAVGQELQKQLEAAENELKQVQELFRQATDNCLNLKKPD, from the coding sequence ATGGATATAATATCCCAACTGCAAGAACAGGTGAACACAATTGCAGGCCTTGCCTTCAATACCTTTGGGACACTTCAAAGGGATGCTCCTCCAGTAAGGTTGTCTCCTAATTATCCAGAACCTCCAGCTAATCCTTCTAGTGCTGCGGAGGATGCAGCTAGTCTTGCTGAGCAGCCGAAGCTCATGAGTGCTGCACTTGTCAAGGCTGCCAAGCAGTTTGATTTGTTGGTGGCTGCCCTTCCGTTAGCTGAGGGAGGTGAAGAATCTCAGCTGAAAAGAATTGCAGAACTTCAGGCTGAAAATGATGCCGTAGGCCAAGAACTGCAAAAACAACTGGAAGCTGCGGAGAATGAATTAAAGCAAGTGCAGGAGTTGTTCAGGCAAGCAACAGACAACTGCTTGAACTTAAAGAAACCAGATTGA
- the LOC113693898 gene encoding methyl-CpG-binding domain-containing protein 2 isoform X1, with amino-acid sequence MCAADHLQPLLRSPSSSSLYEVLRTPQMEPRSFKVKFKVNHGGGSANNSTEDSCHTSIIREQSDPSGPASSAVPETTQTTIDVSYGEGEEGHCTDNEENQSHENAHNQLVLYDPPVNGVGEIIHVPEPIASEAPSRRYSFHQTTRVLPSVGAFTVQCANCFKWRLIPTKQKYEEIREHILEHPFFCETAREWRPDVSCDDEPDIEQDGSRLWAIDKPSIAQPPPGWQRLLRIRGEGSTKFADVYYESPSGKRLRSMVEIHKYLEEHPEYYEGGVTLARFSFQIPRPLQENYVRKRPRPVPSNGEKVQELGVKPISWAAPDEDIDLELGRSSHPTPYEDSLPVSDYQLVKKKRTPSKKRCNGDSLGSSSQVNVEESLHL; translated from the exons ATGTGTGCAGCTGATCATCTCCAGCCTCTGCTCAGATCTCCCTCGTCCTCTTCACT GTATGAGGTATTGAGGACACCTCAAATGGAACCGCGATCATTTAAAGTTAAATTTAAGGTGAACCATGGAGGAGGTTCAGCGAATAATTCTACAGAAGATAGTTGCCATACAAGCATTATAAGGGAACAAAGTGATCCAAGTGGACCTGCTTCCTCTGCTGTCCCTGAGACTACTCAGACTACAATTGATGTATCTTATGGGGAAGGGGAAGAAGGCCATTGCACTGACAATGAAGAGAATCAATCACATGAAAATGCGCATAACCAGTTGGTGCTCTATGATCCTCCAGTTAATGGTGTGGGTGAAATTATTCATGTTCCAGAGCCCATTGCATCTGAAGCCCCTTCACGAAGATACTCCTTTCATCAAACAACCAGGGTTTTGCCATCAGTTGGAGCATTTACTGTTCAATGTGCTAACTGTTTTAAATGGAGACTTATCCCAACAAAGCAGAAGTATGAGGAAATTAGAGAACATATTTTAGAGCATCCTTTTTTCTGTGAAACCGCTCGTGAATGGCGCCCAGATGTATCATGTGATGATGAGCCTGATATCGAACAAGATGGCAGTAGGCTTTGGGCAATTGATAAACCCAGTATTGCCCAGCCTCCTCCTGGCTGGCAAAGGCTTTTAAGAATCAGAGGTGAAGGAAGCACCAAATTTGCAGATGT TTACTATGAGTCTCCATCAGGCAAGAGACTGCGTTCAATGGTGGAAATTCATAA GTACTTGGAGGAACATCCTGAGTATTACGAGGGAGGTGTTACTTTGGCGAGATTTTCATTTCAAATCCCGAGACCATTGCAGGAAAACTACGTGAGAAAACGTCCTCGACCAGTGCCGTCAAATGGGGAGAAAGTACAAGAACTTGGAG TCAAACCGATAAGTTGGGCAGCTCCAGATGAGGATATAGATTTGGAGCTTGGGAGGTCAAGTCATCCTACTCCTTATGAGGATTCTCTCCCTGTATCTGACTATCAGCTAGTGAAGAAAAAGAGGACACCATCTAAGAAAAGATGTAATGGTGATTCATTAGGCAGTTCAAGCCAGGTGAATGTGGAAGAGAGTCTTCATCTCTGA
- the LOC113693425 gene encoding uncharacterized protein: MPRAPSSFFINAKNIFLTYPRCVLPKQQALDAIRNLQFPISPIYIRVAKETHEDGSPHLHCLIQFEGKFRTESARFFDIKSPISNSMFHPNVQGARNSSAVRDYISKYGDFVEWGEFRPDGRSRFSSDKADEVYAAALAGQDKGMALNIIKRGDPRSFIIHYDKLSSNLDRIFQKPPEPYVARFQQFERVPSSLTHWADANVTGPSNRPHRPMSIIIRLILSFDPHYLLDFSISNPLQLILSFDSRVEDEHPHLAGAVDRNLGSILDFAVVD; the protein is encoded by the coding sequence ATGCCGAGAGCACCTTCTTCCTTCTTCATAAACGCAAAGAACATATTTCTCACCTATCCCAGATGTGTTCTTCCCAAACAACAAGCATTAGATGCAATTAGGAACTTGCAGTTTCCTATTTCCCCCATTTACATACGGGTTGCTAAAGAAACACATGAGGATGGTTCTCCTCATCTACATTGCCTCATCCAATTCGAAGGTAAATTTCGCACTGAATCTGCTAGATTTTTCGATATCAAATCTCCCATCTCAAATTCGATGTTCCATCCGAATGTTCAAGGTGCCAGGAATTCATCAGCAGTTAGGGATTACATATCCAAATACGGTGATTTCGTCGAATGGGGAGAGTTCCGGCCAGATGGCCGGAGCAGATTCTCATCTGACAAAGCAGATGAGGTAtatgccgctgcgcttgccgggcaAGATAAGGGCATGGCCCTCAATATCATCAAGAGGGGCGATCCCCGATCGTTCATTATCCATTACGACAAGCTGTCCAGCAATCTGGATAGAATATTCCAGAAGCCACCAGAACCATATGTGGCTCGTTTCCAACAGTTTGAACGCGTTCCTTCGTCCTTGACCCATTGGGCCGATGCGAATGTTACTGGGCCTAGTAACAGACCACACAGGCCCATGTCCATAATAATTCGACTGATCCTCTCCTTCGACCCCCATTATCTGCTAGATTTTTCGATATCCAACCCATTGCAACTGATCCTCTCCTTCGACTCTCGTGTCGAAGATGAGCACCCGCACCTTGCCGGTGCTGTTGATCGGAATCTGGGGAGTATACTTGATTTCGCAGTGGTCGATTAG